The genomic DNA CCCACCGCGGTTCAACCCCGTTCGCCACAACTGACCGCGTAGGCGAGTTTGAGATCCACTCATAGAGAGAATTGCAAATGTTCTTGTTAGTCGAAGACGACGAAGTGGATGTGGAGCGGTTCCGCCGCGCGATGAATTCCCATCGGATCACCGCAGAATTGCTGGTCGCCAACGACGGTGCAGAAGCGATTGAGCTTCTGCACAATCAAGCCGCTGGAACGCAAAAGCTGATCGTCTTTCTGGATTTGAACATGCCAGGCGTCAACGGCTTCGAGTTCTTGCAGATGCTCCGAGCCGATGCGGGGCTTCGCCGCACGCTTGTCTTTATCTTGACTTC from Rosistilla oblonga includes the following:
- a CDS encoding response regulator; the encoded protein is MFLLVEDDEVDVERFRRAMNSHRITAELLVANDGAEAIELLHNQAAGTQKLIVFLDLNMPGVNGFEFLQMLRADAGLRRTLVFILTSSNHQRDKQQAYDKNVAGYFVKSNLDALMNTVKSYSDSVEYPPPAYAS